A stretch of Amycolatopsis balhimycina FH 1894 DNA encodes these proteins:
- a CDS encoding carbohydrate ABC transporter permease, producing MTRSWLRPSVALLVSAVFFVPLYLVLANVVKRGDLIAKEPASLPLPPTLANIHAVLTRPDGLFWVSLTNSIVVTVLSILVLTVLSAMLGHYLARSGKRWTKVLTLVLLAGLMIPPQVILIPITDVLRVTHLMATLQGLILFNVGYYVPFGVFVFSGFIRSVPVELEEAARLDGASRMQVFWRVVFPLLRPATASVLIFLGVWIWNDFIDPLIILGPSQGTTITTGIYRSIGQYQADLGSVFALMFLATLPVLIFYLALQKQFVKGLTGGATKG from the coding sequence GTGACACGCTCTTGGCTGCGGCCCTCGGTCGCCTTGCTGGTCAGCGCGGTGTTCTTCGTGCCGCTGTACCTGGTCCTGGCGAACGTGGTCAAGCGCGGCGACCTGATCGCGAAGGAGCCGGCGTCACTGCCGTTGCCGCCGACGCTGGCGAACATCCACGCGGTGCTGACCCGGCCGGACGGCCTGTTCTGGGTCAGCCTGACCAACAGCATCGTGGTGACGGTGCTGTCGATCCTGGTGCTCACCGTGCTGTCGGCGATGCTGGGCCACTACCTGGCGCGCTCGGGCAAGCGGTGGACGAAGGTCCTGACGCTGGTGCTGCTGGCCGGGCTGATGATCCCGCCGCAGGTCATCCTCATCCCGATCACCGACGTCCTGCGCGTCACGCACCTGATGGCGACGCTGCAGGGCCTGATCCTGTTCAACGTCGGGTACTACGTGCCGTTCGGGGTGTTCGTGTTCTCGGGATTCATTCGCAGCGTCCCGGTGGAACTGGAGGAAGCGGCACGCCTGGACGGCGCGAGCCGGATGCAGGTGTTCTGGCGGGTGGTGTTCCCGCTGCTGCGCCCGGCGACGGCGTCGGTGCTGATCTTCCTCGGCGTGTGGATCTGGAACGACTTCATCGACCCGCTGATCATCCTCGGGCCCAGCCAGGGAACGACGATCACCACGGGCATCTACCGGTCCATCGGCCAGTACCAGGCGGATCTCGGGAGCGTGTTCGCGCTGATGTTCCTGGCGACGTTGCCGGTGCTGATCTTTTATCTGGCGCTGCAGAAACAGTTCGTGAAGGGCTTGACGGGCGGCGCGACGAAGGGGTGA
- a CDS encoding ABC-F family ATP-binding cassette domain-containing protein — protein sequence MSATLVAKDLASGHGDRTLFSGLDLVVAPGDVVGLVGVNGAGKSTLLRTLAGLAKPDGGEIRLNPPTATVGHLPQEPERREGESVRGFLARRTGVSAAQVDLDTATEALTAGSAGADDEYAAALDRWLALGGADLDDRAAEVAADLGLTVDLDQPMTSLSGGQAARAGLASLLLSRYDVFLLDEPTNDLDLDGLARLERFVSGLRAATVLVSHDREFLARTVDRVVELDLAQQQVNVYGGGYEAYLEEREVARRHAREEYDEYADTKAALEARGRMQRAWMEKGVKNARRKQPDNDKAARKFRSEATEKQASKARQTDRMIERLETVDEPRKEWELRMEIAAAPRAGAVVATLRGAVVRRGGFTLGPVDLQIDWADKVAITGANGSGKSTLLAALLGRVPPDEGSCALGPGVVVGEVDQARRLFLGDVPLAEAFAREVPELADAEVRTLLAKFGLKAAHVLRSAATLSPGERTRAALALLQARGVNLLVLDEPTNHLDLPAIEQLEAALDRYPGTLLLVTHDRRMLDAVHVTRRLEVDAGKVREL from the coding sequence ATGAGCGCAACTCTCGTCGCGAAGGACCTGGCCTCGGGCCACGGTGACCGCACCCTCTTCTCCGGACTCGATCTCGTGGTCGCACCCGGCGACGTCGTCGGCCTGGTCGGCGTCAACGGCGCCGGCAAGTCGACGCTCCTGCGGACCCTGGCCGGGCTCGCGAAGCCGGACGGCGGCGAGATCCGCCTGAACCCGCCGACCGCGACCGTCGGGCACCTGCCCCAGGAGCCGGAGCGACGGGAGGGCGAGTCGGTGCGGGGGTTCCTGGCCCGGCGCACCGGCGTCTCGGCGGCGCAGGTGGACCTCGACACGGCGACCGAGGCGCTCACCGCGGGCTCGGCGGGTGCGGACGACGAGTATGCCGCGGCACTGGACCGGTGGCTGGCTCTCGGCGGCGCCGATCTCGACGACCGGGCCGCCGAAGTGGCCGCCGACCTGGGGCTCACGGTCGATCTGGACCAGCCGATGACGTCGCTGTCGGGCGGCCAGGCCGCCCGGGCGGGGCTGGCGTCGCTGCTGCTGAGCCGGTACGACGTGTTCCTGCTCGACGAGCCGACCAACGACCTGGACCTGGACGGGCTGGCCCGGCTGGAGCGGTTCGTGTCGGGGTTGCGGGCGGCGACCGTGCTGGTCAGCCACGACCGCGAGTTCCTGGCCCGGACCGTGGACCGCGTCGTCGAGCTGGATCTGGCGCAGCAGCAGGTGAACGTCTACGGCGGCGGTTACGAGGCGTATCTCGAGGAGCGTGAGGTCGCGCGGCGGCACGCGCGTGAGGAGTACGACGAGTACGCCGACACGAAGGCCGCGTTGGAGGCGCGCGGGCGGATGCAGCGGGCGTGGATGGAGAAGGGCGTCAAGAACGCCCGCCGGAAGCAGCCCGACAACGACAAGGCCGCGCGTAAGTTCCGCTCGGAAGCCACCGAGAAGCAGGCGTCGAAGGCGCGGCAGACCGATCGGATGATCGAGCGCCTGGAGACCGTGGACGAGCCGCGCAAGGAGTGGGAGCTGCGGATGGAGATCGCCGCCGCTCCGCGTGCCGGAGCGGTGGTCGCGACCCTGCGCGGTGCGGTCGTCCGCCGAGGCGGGTTCACGCTCGGGCCGGTGGACCTGCAGATCGACTGGGCGGACAAGGTCGCCATCACCGGGGCGAACGGGTCCGGCAAGTCGACGCTCTTGGCGGCGCTGCTCGGCCGGGTTCCGCCGGACGAGGGTTCTTGCGCGCTCGGGCCGGGTGTCGTGGTCGGCGAGGTCGACCAGGCCCGGCGGTTGTTCCTGGGTGACGTCCCGCTCGCGGAGGCGTTCGCGCGGGAGGTGCCGGAGCTCGCCGACGCCGAAGTGCGGACGTTGCTGGCGAAGTTCGGGTTGAAGGCCGCGCACGTGCTGCGGTCGGCGGCGACGCTTTCGCCGGGGGAGCGGACGCGGGCGGCGCTGGCGTTGCTGCAGGCGCGAGGGGTGAACCTGCTGGTGCTGGACGAGCCGACCAACCACCTGGACCTGCCGGCGATCGAGCAGCTCGAGGCGGCGCTGGACAGGTACCCGGGGACGCTTCTGCTGGTGACCCATGACCGCCGGATGCTCGACGCCGTCCACGTGACGCGCCGGCTGGAGGTCGACGCGGGCAAGGTTCGCGAGTTGTGA
- a CDS encoding PaaX family transcriptional regulator has product MGEPAPPVTLGRRPKPREGRPSAPRPTVSRRREVSHASARSLLMTVLGEYALPRDKPVWTSMLVEVLGLLDIEEKSARQALARSAAEGWVVSERVGRRVRWSLTPPGRRLLTEGADRIYAFGREERRWNGQWLMLIVSVPEAKRDLRHRLRTRLTWAGFGSPVAGVWVSPDLSRQREAQQIVSELGLDAQAMSFTAAYGEVGEQESMVARSWDLSELKDRYEDFIDRFTGLHPTGGRAVLRAQTELVHEWRRFPFLDPQLPADLLPAKWSGTKAAELFHHKHVDWRPEAQQYWDDIVEAEEAG; this is encoded by the coding sequence ATGGGCGAACCCGCTCCCCCGGTCACCCTCGGCCGCAGGCCGAAACCGAGGGAAGGCCGCCCCTCCGCGCCCCGGCCCACGGTCAGCCGGCGCCGCGAGGTCAGCCACGCCAGCGCGCGGTCGCTGCTGATGACCGTGCTCGGCGAGTACGCGCTGCCGCGGGACAAGCCGGTCTGGACGTCAATGCTCGTCGAGGTGCTGGGTCTCCTCGACATCGAGGAGAAGTCGGCGCGGCAGGCACTGGCCCGCTCGGCCGCCGAGGGCTGGGTGGTGTCCGAGCGCGTCGGGCGGCGCGTGCGCTGGTCGCTGACCCCGCCCGGGCGGCGCCTGCTGACCGAGGGCGCCGACCGGATCTACGCGTTCGGCCGCGAGGAACGCCGCTGGAACGGGCAGTGGCTGATGCTGATCGTCTCCGTGCCGGAAGCGAAGCGCGACCTGCGGCACCGGCTCCGCACGCGCCTGACCTGGGCGGGCTTCGGCTCGCCGGTCGCCGGCGTGTGGGTGAGCCCGGACCTGTCCCGCCAGCGGGAGGCCCAGCAGATCGTCAGCGAGCTCGGCCTCGACGCCCAGGCGATGTCGTTCACCGCGGCATACGGCGAGGTCGGCGAGCAGGAGTCCATGGTCGCCCGGTCCTGGGACCTGAGCGAGCTGAAGGACCGCTACGAGGACTTCATCGACCGGTTCACCGGCCTGCACCCCACCGGCGGCCGCGCGGTGCTGCGGGCGCAGACGGAGCTGGTGCACGAGTGGCGCCGGTTCCCGTTCCTCGACCCGCAGCTGCCCGCCGACCTCCTCCCGGCGAAGTGGAGCGGGACGAAGGCGGCGGAGCTGTTCCATCACAAACACGTCGACTGGCGCCCGGAGGCCCAGCAGTATTGGGACGACATCGTCGAAGCCGAAGAAGCAGGGTGA
- a CDS encoding enoyl-CoA hydratase/isomerase family protein produces the protein MTEQVRLDRDGGLAVLTIDAPPLNLYTASLQSSLASAIGTLEDAPARALLIRAEGKIVSGGVDVSLFDAQGSPAEAKVLFDEMLAVPDRIAALPFPTVFAAHGLCLTWAFEVAVACDIILAASRAKFGLVEKVVGLTPTMGGTQRLAARAGVGRAKEFVMTGDTYDAATLERWNVVNRVLPDEGFDAAARAFAQRLAEGPTRAHAATKRVLDHYSAGGVPEANAHITTIAASLFETEDLRNAVKSFLADGPGKATFSGH, from the coding sequence ATGACTGAGCAGGTCCGCCTCGACCGTGATGGCGGGCTCGCCGTCCTGACCATCGACGCCCCGCCGCTGAACCTCTACACGGCTTCGCTGCAGTCCTCGCTCGCTTCGGCGATCGGCACGCTGGAAGACGCTCCCGCGCGGGCACTGCTCATCCGCGCCGAGGGCAAGATCGTCAGCGGCGGCGTGGACGTCTCGCTGTTCGACGCCCAGGGCTCGCCCGCCGAAGCGAAAGTGCTGTTCGACGAGATGCTGGCGGTGCCGGACCGGATCGCGGCACTGCCGTTCCCGACGGTGTTCGCCGCCCACGGCCTGTGCCTGACCTGGGCGTTCGAGGTCGCGGTGGCCTGCGACATCATCCTCGCCGCCTCGCGCGCGAAGTTCGGGCTGGTCGAGAAGGTCGTCGGGCTCACCCCGACCATGGGCGGCACCCAGCGCCTCGCCGCACGGGCCGGCGTCGGGCGGGCCAAGGAGTTCGTGATGACCGGCGACACCTACGACGCGGCCACGCTGGAGCGCTGGAACGTCGTCAACCGCGTGCTGCCGGACGAAGGTTTCGACGCGGCCGCACGGGCGTTCGCCCAGCGCCTGGCCGAGGGCCCCACGCGCGCCCACGCGGCGACCAAGCGCGTCCTCGACCACTACTCGGCGGGCGGCGTCCCCGAGGCGAACGCGCACATCACGACGATCGCGGCTTCGCTCTTCGAAACCGAGGACCTCCGCAACGCCGTGAAGTCGTTCCTGGCCGATGGGCCGGGGAAAGCCACGTTCTCGGGACATTAA
- a CDS encoding alginate lyase family protein encodes MSRFRKVFTWGALIPLALGLTATPAPAAPATFTHPGVLVSRPQLDFVKTKVKAGAQPWKAAYDQTLASAYASLSRTPKPRSVVECGSYSNPNYGCTDEREDAIAAYTDALIWYISGDARYAQKAIALMDAWSAVITSHTNSNAPLQTGWAGSSWPRAAEIIRYTYPSWPNSGRFATMLRNVYLSKVINGSNSNGNWELSMMEAAIGISVFLEDRTSFDKAVSRYRNRVAAYVYLSSDGSLPKTVPGSGLSSRDQIVAYWQGQSTFVDGLTQETCRDFTHTGYGIAAIADVAETLHIQGEDVYSTDVGTRLRQALGFQSKYQLGAAVPSWLCSGHLNLGLGPVTEVGFNALHTRLGTAMANTQTLTEHQRPAGTNNLFVAWQTLTHAANPA; translated from the coding sequence ATGTCCCGCTTTCGCAAGGTCTTCACTTGGGGTGCACTGATCCCCTTGGCATTGGGTCTGACCGCCACACCGGCGCCCGCTGCCCCGGCGACGTTCACCCACCCGGGAGTACTGGTCAGCCGCCCACAGCTGGACTTCGTCAAGACCAAGGTGAAGGCCGGCGCCCAGCCCTGGAAAGCGGCGTACGACCAGACTTTGGCGAGCGCCTACGCCTCACTTTCCCGGACACCGAAACCGCGTTCGGTGGTCGAATGCGGCTCGTACTCGAACCCCAACTACGGCTGCACGGACGAGCGCGAAGACGCAATAGCGGCATACACGGACGCGCTGATCTGGTACATCTCGGGCGACGCCCGTTACGCACAGAAGGCGATTGCGCTGATGGACGCGTGGTCGGCGGTGATCACGAGCCACACCAACAGCAACGCACCACTGCAGACGGGCTGGGCAGGCTCGTCGTGGCCCCGCGCGGCGGAAATCATCAGGTACACGTATCCGAGCTGGCCGAACTCCGGCCGGTTCGCGACGATGCTGCGCAATGTCTACCTGAGCAAGGTCATCAACGGCAGCAACAGCAACGGAAACTGGGAACTGTCCATGATGGAGGCCGCGATCGGCATCTCGGTGTTCCTGGAGGACAGGACGAGCTTCGACAAGGCGGTTTCGCGGTACCGCAACCGCGTCGCGGCGTACGTGTATTTGTCTTCGGACGGTTCCCTGCCGAAGACGGTCCCCGGCAGCGGCTTGTCGTCCCGCGACCAGATCGTGGCGTACTGGCAGGGCCAGTCGACGTTCGTGGACGGCCTCACCCAGGAGACCTGCCGCGACTTCACCCACACGGGCTACGGCATAGCGGCGATCGCCGACGTGGCGGAGACGCTGCACATCCAGGGCGAAGACGTCTACTCCACGGACGTCGGCACGCGCCTGCGCCAGGCCCTGGGCTTCCAGTCGAAGTACCAACTGGGCGCGGCGGTCCCCAGCTGGCTGTGTTCAGGCCACTTGAACCTCGGCCTCGGCCCGGTGACGGAGGTGGGCTTCAACGCGCTCCACACGCGCTTGGGCACAGCAATGGCGAACACGCAGACACTGACGGAGCACCAGCGCCCGGCGGGCACGAACAACCTGTTCGTGGCCTGGCAGACCCTGACACACGCAGCCAACCCGGCTTGA
- a CDS encoding tetratricopeptide repeat protein: MEIRLLGVVEVWDCDRRLPDLGTPQQRAVVAALAVDAGRPVMLHTLIDRIWDQASPAGAKPALYAHISRLRKALDQAETVRQAGPVRQAGGYALDIDPDSVDLHRFHRLTTAARHSERLVAEQAGLLNEALGLWRGPPLAGLPGEWAARMREDWNQQRLDATVAWARAELRLGHHDEVIGPVRQLLTEHPLTEPLTAILMRALVAAGRDSEALDRYSLTRSRLGDELGSDPGPELRALHEAILRGEQPLPSPDLVVTPGGRPPATRAQFPPDLHSVTGHDHEPRHLEGLTDTFVSPHVDPLADFFGRASELDAMHTIFTGTAARGASKTVVLTGMGGVGKTSLARAYARHHRADYGVVWWIRAEETATIDGDFRTLLEILAPHDAGQISDAAAAVHALLADQPRPWLLILDNVPDASSARGLVPAAGDGHVLITSQATAHWPSGQAVIAVEPLGQETSIDLLTSLSLDDDRDAAQVLAQELGGMPLALAQAGAFTRAGAVTLATYLRLYRSRRTELHQEGRPPDYPHTVATTWQLAFDRLTPTARALLNVVCFYAPDAIPVHHLFTPLHRVEGRLSDAVEPLSVLLDDELARHRAVGEVMAYSLMAPVRAATMTVSMHRLVQAVTRDQFRTPSATREWVKAAHILLGAAFPTEPRTVVSVTTQHHVARDLFAELLLVEQRVLGTDHPDTLATHESLARWTGHAGDTASARDLYTELLQAQRRVLGAEHPDTLATYYNMSLFTGHAGDYSRARDLCADLATVQQRVVGAEHLDTLATRSRHAYWTGQAGDIVGARDLATELLIVQQRVLGAEHLETIVGRYNTAFWTEKAENPAAIHDVYPHLRSMQEQVMDAEHPGTVTVRHNIPYWPGQEFDFAFLRAMFTDLLPVAKRTLGAEHPFTLKCHYNLTRWTGYLGNTAGARDLYTDLLTIGERALGAEHPDTLTTRHNLAYWTGLTGATVAAREQNAQLLAVRERVLGAEHPHTLTTRHNLAHWTAHAGDTVGAWDLFTALLPVRERVLGAEHPDTLTTRHHLAHWTGQTGDSAGARDLFAELLPVRERVLGVEHPNTQITRHNLAYWTMQAAASDG; the protein is encoded by the coding sequence GTGGAAATCCGGCTGCTGGGAGTGGTCGAGGTCTGGGACTGCGACAGGCGACTGCCGGACCTCGGCACACCGCAGCAGCGAGCTGTCGTGGCGGCGCTGGCCGTGGACGCCGGCCGTCCGGTGATGCTGCATACGCTCATCGATCGGATCTGGGACCAGGCGTCCCCGGCCGGGGCCAAGCCGGCGCTGTACGCCCACATCTCTCGTCTGCGAAAGGCCCTGGACCAGGCCGAAACGGTCCGGCAAGCAGGGCCGGTCCGCCAGGCGGGCGGATACGCGTTGGACATCGACCCGGATAGCGTCGACCTGCACCGGTTTCACCGGTTGACCACCGCCGCCCGCCACTCCGAGCGTCTGGTTGCCGAGCAAGCCGGACTGCTGAACGAGGCCCTTGGTCTATGGCGGGGGCCTCCGCTGGCCGGCCTGCCCGGCGAATGGGCCGCCCGGATGCGCGAGGACTGGAACCAACAACGGCTGGACGCCACCGTTGCCTGGGCACGAGCCGAACTACGGCTCGGCCACCACGACGAGGTGATCGGGCCGGTGCGGCAGCTGCTGACCGAACACCCGTTGACCGAGCCACTGACCGCGATACTGATGCGCGCCCTGGTGGCCGCCGGCCGGGACTCCGAGGCCTTGGACCGCTATTCCCTCACCCGAAGCCGGCTCGGAGACGAACTCGGAAGCGACCCAGGACCCGAACTCCGCGCCCTGCACGAGGCGATCCTACGCGGTGAGCAGCCGCTGCCATCGCCCGACCTGGTAGTCACGCCCGGTGGCAGGCCGCCGGCCACACGCGCACAGTTCCCGCCGGACCTGCACAGTGTCACCGGACATGACCACGAACCACGTCATCTGGAGGGCCTCACCGACACCTTCGTGTCGCCGCACGTCGACCCCCTGGCAGACTTCTTTGGTCGCGCGTCCGAATTGGACGCGATGCACACCATTTTCACTGGTACCGCGGCACGGGGTGCCTCGAAAACGGTAGTGCTGACCGGGATGGGCGGGGTCGGCAAGACCAGCCTTGCCCGCGCCTACGCCCGACACCATCGCGCGGACTATGGCGTGGTGTGGTGGATCCGCGCCGAGGAAACCGCGACGATCGACGGAGATTTCCGCACGCTGTTGGAAATCCTCGCTCCGCACGATGCCGGCCAGATCAGCGATGCCGCGGCTGCGGTACACGCCCTGCTCGCCGATCAGCCCCGACCGTGGCTGTTGATCCTGGACAACGTGCCTGATGCTTCGTCGGCACGGGGCTTGGTTCCTGCGGCCGGGGATGGGCATGTGCTGATCACCAGCCAAGCCACCGCGCACTGGCCCTCGGGGCAGGCAGTGATCGCCGTCGAACCGTTGGGGCAGGAGACATCGATCGACTTGCTGACCTCACTGTCCCTGGACGACGACCGCGACGCGGCGCAGGTCCTGGCGCAGGAGCTGGGTGGAATGCCGCTGGCGCTGGCCCAGGCGGGGGCGTTCACCCGGGCCGGCGCGGTGACTCTGGCCACCTATCTGCGCCTGTACCGCAGCCGCAGAACCGAGCTGCACCAGGAAGGCCGGCCTCCGGACTATCCGCACACGGTGGCCACCACCTGGCAGTTAGCATTCGACCGGCTGACCCCGACCGCACGGGCACTGCTGAACGTTGTGTGCTTCTATGCACCCGACGCGATTCCGGTTCACCACCTTTTCACCCCGCTACACCGTGTCGAGGGCAGGTTGTCTGACGCTGTCGAGCCGTTGTCGGTGCTGCTCGATGACGAGCTCGCAAGGCACCGCGCGGTGGGGGAGGTCATGGCCTACAGCCTGATGGCCCCTGTCCGGGCCGCGACCATGACGGTCAGCATGCACCGTCTGGTCCAGGCCGTCACCCGTGACCAGTTCCGGACACCGAGCGCTACCAGGGAATGGGTGAAGGCCGCCCACATTCTGCTCGGCGCGGCGTTTCCGACCGAACCACGCACTGTCGTCAGTGTGACCACCCAGCACCACGTGGCCCGTGACCTGTTCGCGGAGCTGCTGCTGGTGGAACAACGAGTACTGGGCACCGACCACCCCGACACCCTGGCCACCCATGAGAGCCTCGCTCGCTGGACCGGACACGCCGGTGACACCGCCAGCGCACGCGACCTGTACACCGAGCTTCTCCAGGCGCAGCGGCGGGTACTGGGCGCCGAACACCCCGACACCCTGGCCACCTACTACAACATGTCGTTGTTCACCGGCCACGCCGGGGACTACTCCCGGGCGCGCGACCTGTGCGCGGACCTGGCGACGGTACAGCAGCGGGTGGTGGGCGCAGAACACCTCGACACGCTGGCCACCCGCTCACGACACGCCTACTGGACCGGGCAGGCCGGAGATATCGTCGGGGCACGTGACCTGGCAACCGAGTTGCTGATAGTGCAGCAGCGGGTCCTGGGCGCCGAACACCTCGAAACCATAGTCGGCCGCTACAACACAGCATTCTGGACCGAGAAGGCAGAGAACCCCGCCGCAATACACGATGTGTACCCGCATCTGCGGTCGATGCAAGAGCAGGTAATGGACGCCGAGCATCCCGGCACCGTGACAGTCCGCCACAACATTCCGTATTGGCCCGGCCAGGAGTTTGACTTCGCCTTCCTCCGCGCTATGTTCACCGACCTGTTGCCCGTGGCGAAACGGACGCTGGGCGCCGAACATCCTTTCACCCTGAAGTGCCACTACAATCTAACCCGCTGGACCGGGTACCTCGGGAATACGGCCGGAGCGCGCGACCTGTACACCGACCTGCTGACGATTGGGGAGCGAGCGCTGGGCGCCGAACACCCCGACACTCTGACCACCCGCCACAACCTCGCCTACTGGACTGGGCTGACCGGTGCCACCGTCGCGGCACGCGAACAGAACGCCCAACTTCTGGCGGTCCGAGAACGGGTACTGGGCGCCGAACACCCCCACACTTTGACCACCCGCCACAACCTCGCCCACTGGACCGCACACGCCGGCGACACCGTCGGCGCATGGGATCTGTTCACCGCGCTGCTACCGGTGCGGGAGCGAGTGCTGGGCGCCGAACACCCCGACACCCTGACCACCCGCCACCACCTGGCCCACTGGACCGGGCAGACGGGAGATTCCGCTGGGGCGCGTGACTTATTCGCAGAACTGCTGCCGGTGAGGGAGCGGGTACTGGGCGTCGAACACCCCAACACCCAGATCACCCGCCACAATCTCGCCTACTGGACCATGCAAGCCGCAGCGAGCGACGGATGA
- a CDS encoding RICIN domain-containing protein: MSKFRRYLGVLVGALALFLGFGPAMAQASTAANHQANIRTDQYFEIRSQLTQRCLDIESAGNGDGVPVVAVDCWGGANQKWRLADAGNGYYEIHPLNSQRCLDVAGSGLDQGAPAMQWACWGGAKQHWRLADAGNGYYEIRIQLNQRCLDIAGSGLDRGARGMIWDCWGGAKQHWRLAPVSA; encoded by the coding sequence ATGAGCAAGTTCAGGCGCTACCTCGGGGTTCTCGTGGGTGCGCTGGCTCTGTTCCTGGGCTTTGGCCCAGCGATGGCTCAGGCCAGCACCGCGGCGAATCACCAAGCCAATATTCGGACTGACCAATACTTCGAAATCAGGTCCCAGCTCACCCAGAGATGCCTCGACATTGAGTCCGCCGGCAACGGGGACGGAGTTCCGGTCGTGGCAGTGGACTGCTGGGGCGGCGCCAACCAGAAGTGGCGCCTCGCTGATGCCGGAAACGGCTATTACGAAATCCATCCGCTCAACAGCCAGAGGTGTCTCGATGTAGCAGGGTCCGGCCTCGACCAGGGCGCTCCGGCCATGCAGTGGGCTTGCTGGGGCGGCGCCAAGCAGCACTGGCGGCTCGCCGACGCAGGTAATGGCTACTACGAGATTAGGATCCAGCTCAACCAAAGGTGCCTCGACATCGCCGGTAGCGGCCTCGACCGCGGTGCTCGCGGAATGATCTGGGACTGCTGGGGCGGTGCCAAACAACACTGGCGGCTCGCACCGGTCAGCGCGTAG
- a CDS encoding tyrosine-type recombinase/integrase, whose translation MQDIGDGLASEKHGRDLFDRGLLRWGAEVEEPEGLVDKGTKGKRARKVPLIEDIRELVERRIALADRDPDARLFQGPRGGRITTAVLRDATRWDEVVSRLGYDHLRRHDLRHTGLTWLADAGVPVHHLQKIAGHGSLTTTQRYLHPDHQSVADAGELLTKHLRSPRSARLRAV comes from the coding sequence GTGCAGGACATCGGCGACGGCCTCGCCAGCGAGAAGCACGGTCGAGACCTGTTCGATCGCGGCCTACTCCGCTGGGGCGCCGAGGTCGAGGAGCCCGAGGGGCTGGTGGACAAGGGAACCAAAGGCAAGCGGGCCCGGAAGGTACCGCTGATCGAGGACATCCGAGAGCTGGTTGAGAGGCGGATCGCTCTGGCTGACCGAGATCCCGACGCTCGGCTGTTTCAGGGGCCTCGCGGCGGTCGCATCACGACGGCGGTGTTGCGCGATGCGACACGGTGGGATGAGGTGGTGTCGCGGCTGGGGTACGACCACCTTCGCCGCCACGATTTGCGGCATACGGGCCTGACCTGGCTGGCGGATGCCGGCGTTCCGGTGCATCACCTGCAGAAGATCGCCGGCCACGGCTCGCTGACGACGACGCAGAGGTACCTGCATCCGGATCATCAGTCTGTGGCGGATGCGGGGGAGCTGTTGACCAAGCACCTGCGATCGCCACGATCAGCCCGGCTGCGCGCCGTCTGA
- the istB gene encoding IS21-like element helper ATPase IstB codes for MSSPKAPALPEELDLVLRRMRLPYLRKAAPDVLATARAQRWDPAEVLRVLLGEEVTGRGAATRRMRRKTANFPTGKTFSSWRAEESSISEATQNSLSTLEWIGRQENLAVAGPSGTGKSHFVEALAHSAIENDMRVSWFTLETLTAAVGKAKVDGSVARTISRICGCDLIVVDIGMLPAGQDAAEAFYRIIDAAYERRSIAVTSNIHPSGFDSIMPKTLATATVDRLLHHAHLVTTKGDSHRLAEAIAGKGVVPLT; via the coding sequence GTGAGCAGCCCCAAAGCCCCCGCCCTGCCTGAGGAACTGGACCTGGTGCTGCGCCGGATGCGGCTGCCCTACCTGCGCAAAGCCGCACCCGACGTCCTGGCCACCGCGCGGGCGCAACGCTGGGATCCCGCCGAGGTGCTGCGCGTCCTGCTCGGCGAGGAGGTCACCGGCCGCGGCGCCGCGACCCGGCGGATGCGGCGCAAGACCGCGAACTTCCCCACCGGCAAGACGTTCTCCTCCTGGCGCGCCGAGGAATCCTCGATCTCCGAGGCTACCCAGAACTCACTGTCCACATTGGAATGGATTGGAAGACAAGAGAACCTGGCCGTCGCGGGGCCGTCGGGCACCGGGAAGTCGCACTTCGTGGAAGCCCTCGCGCACTCGGCGATCGAGAACGACATGCGGGTGTCCTGGTTCACCCTGGAAACCTTGACCGCCGCGGTCGGCAAAGCCAAGGTCGACGGCTCGGTGGCCCGCACGATCTCCCGGATCTGCGGCTGCGACCTCATCGTCGTCGACATCGGGATGCTGCCCGCCGGGCAGGACGCCGCCGAGGCGTTCTACCGGATCATCGACGCCGCCTACGAACGCCGCTCGATCGCGGTGACCAGCAACATCCATCCCAGCGGGTTCGACTCGATCATGCCGAAAACCCTCGCCACGGCCACCGTCGACCGGCTACTGCACCACGCCCACCTGGTCACCACCAAAGGCGACAGCCACCGCCTCGCCGAAGCCATCGCGGGCAAGGGGGTGGTCCCCTTGACCTAA